One window from the genome of Myxocyprinus asiaticus isolate MX2 ecotype Aquarium Trade chromosome 30, UBuf_Myxa_2, whole genome shotgun sequence encodes:
- the trib1 gene encoding tribbles homolog 1 produces MSVQWIHNPVQHGHKRFDSDEPVAKCPRLSESSADAGLLGSSPGSPVSGAPLSVTPNHQGPARIGQFLLVPLTDRPGVHSALDMDTGEELVCKVFDMGQYQEKIRAYSMLSKHKNIAQIKDIVLGEHKAYVFQEKDFGDMHTFVKSSKRLPEDLASKLFYQVASAVNHCHRVGIVLGDLKLRKFVFPNEKRSQLKLEGLEDCHILSGDDDSMFDTHGCPAYVSPEVLNGGWSYSGKQADAWSLGVMLYTMLVGRYPFHDPDPATLFSKIRRGTYCLPEGLSLTARCLLRSLLRKDPSERLTAAEVLIHPWFHGNIQDTGNAGNEVNLREQTVPQIEVGQDEDLFS; encoded by the exons ATGAGTGTGCAGTGGATTCATAATCCGGTACAACACGGACACAAGCGCTTTGACTCGGACGAGCCAGTGGCCAAATGTCCCCGGCTCAGCGAGTCTTCGGCTGATGCGGGTCTCTTGGGTTCCTCGCCGGGATCTCCGGTCAGCGGAGCGCCTCTGAGCGTCACTCCAAACCACCAGGGTCCCGCTCGCATCGGCCAGTTCCTGCTGGTGCCCCTGACCGATCGACCGGGGGTGCACAGCGCTTTAGACATGGACACAGGAGAGGAGCTGGTCTGCAAG GTGTTTGATATGGGCCAGTACCAGGAGAAGATAAGAGCCTACAGCATGCTATCAAAGCACAAGAACATTGCACAGATCAAAGACATAGTTCTTGGGGAGCACAAAGCTTATGTGTTCCAGGAGAAGGATTTTGGTGACATGCATACCTTTGTAAAGAGCAGCAAGAGGCTCCCTGAAGACCTGGCCTCCAAGCTTTTCTACCAGGTGGCATCTGCAGTGAACCACTGCCATCGAGTTGGCATCGTTTTGGGGGACCTCAAGCTTCGCAAGTTTGTGTTTCCAAATGAGAAAAG GAGCCAACTGAAGTTAGAGGGTCTTGAGGACTGCCATATTCTTTCTGGAGATGATGACTCGATGTTTGACACACATGGCTGTCCAGCGTACGTGAGTCCTGAGGTCTTGAATGGTGGATGGAGCTACTCAGGCAAGCAGGCGGATGCGTGGAGCCTCGGAGTTATGCTGTACACAATGCTGGTGGGCCGCTACCCTTTCCACGACCCAGACCCCGCTACCCTGTTCTCTAAGATCCGCCGGGGCACATACTGCCTCCCTGAGGGGCTGTCTTTAACGGCACGCTGTCTACTTCGCAGTCTGCTCAGAAAGGACCCCAGCGAAAGACTCACCGCTGCAGAGGTGCTCATTCACCCATGGTTCCATGGCAATATACAGGACACAGGAAATGCAGGAAACGAAGTCAACCTCAGAGAACAGACAGTGCCCCAGATAGAAGTAGGGCAGGACGAGGATCTTTTCTCCTGA